From the genome of Uranotaenia lowii strain MFRU-FL chromosome 1, ASM2978415v1, whole genome shotgun sequence, one region includes:
- the LOC129739993 gene encoding zinc finger protein 91-like isoform X3, with protein MAVASTALAKRIKTEPLDADMTGTENARNSIENVQEVASKVQFLNTVVDRVHLRHVMLYEFRKGSNATTALKNIRRVYGNQAPARRTVFLYFSKFRIGDFSLGDLSHVHHDEYADKPALQDHPQQPPPASSELETARGSELNHEKTSDQKMYECQVCLKKFHHLRSLDRHYVKAHVDDPQYECEYCHNRFLISTKLKSHLRICHANISIDIEEPDANLQQENAHTLSQANLASKTSDLSDLRDICVEDILNLGDPETSQYTTPEDNSCFLPDDNVMEHVESSVIEEESSRKNGRYHSEIDNAAPKIFQCEICHMSFTRQCSLNRHYVLQHVDKPELECQYCREHFPTPKKLKLHKTRCEVNCERIGEHNAALQEKEHCLELTDTIFEKNPVSCISEQNLLISGDDSTTEDAEIFKDKYRCDKCPASFNRKHALTDHFAAYHLNKQRYECEFCGKRFFFGPKYESHRINDHLKEYNALLRERKLQTLPKNCLFQMDGCKIIEESPTTTTFEFIDIQDGSIKTKKEESENDTQSDPKAEDKKRDDNSRKCKRCFKTIHGSLKRHIAIMHKTEQRFECKKCHKRFFRSAGFKVHQSYCGANVKERYNCDGCELTFKKEIFLWDHFTSKHLEKPRYECEFCGERFDYHQKYYCHRKNDHLEEYNALLKEKRVRSLPLNCLFKMDGCKIVEEGIFSVNGQPGSGLETNESQTAVSIGSENETNGPEMYAHECRLCHKTFNTVYKLDCHYTSLHENEPQYECEDCNKRFLSTEGYKTHRKHCRLNKFRNRYSCGRCSSTFGYMQHLKDHFAAKHLKKPRYECEFCGQRFFIIHKYISHRKTEHREEYEALLKRSNVRKLPYNCLYRMEDSKMWKFTVDTPSTEVPQTSSTITIDELAASFSFTPEPQTERMIFNDLIEIKQEETWKDALYDPEATDQKPEQNTRKFKRRFKTFEDSFQRNIAVVHKRRLPFKCGYCNRRFLRSAIFKVHQMRCEVNARKRYNCDRCKLLFKKELYLWDHYTSKHLEKPRYECEFCGERFFYNKTYYSHRKNGHLEEYNALLKQKNVRSLPFNCLFKMDGCKIVDESLLPESEQASSKLEINKSHTVTRSKNEINEPEKYAHECRLCRRTFNTIFNLDCHYASMHEDKPQYECEHCKKRFLSSERHKSHQRICRFNKLRIRYSCCRCPSTFSFVNNLKDHFAAKHLKKHRYECEFCGERFFFIQKYVYHRKSKHREEYQALLRQSNDSKLPFNYLFRMDDEEMWKLIRIKATPGTETPTDSSTQTDTRKRFNCRLCPKTFQSNENLDRHYVSTHKDEPQFQCEYCNELFLKSVKLNRHKRTCKFNESKDKYACELCPATFKLSHSARRHFAAVHLNKQ; from the exons ATGGCCGTTGCCTCAACGGCACTGGCAAAAAGAATTAAAACTGAGCCGCTTGACGCCGATATGACGGGCACCGAAAACGCCCGAAATTCGATAGAAAACGTACAGGAAGTTGCTAGCAAAGTGCAGTTTTTAAACACGGTTGTCGATAGAGTGCACTTACGACACGTTATGCTTTACGAATTTCGGAAGGGGTCAAATGCTACAACAGCCTTGAAAAACATCCGTCGGGTTTATGGAAATCAGGCACCAGCTAGACGGACGGTgtttctatatttttcaaaatttcgtatCGGGGATTTCAGTCTTGGAGATTTGAGTCATGTTCATCATGACGAATATGCTGATAAACCAGCACTTCAGGATCATCCTCAACAACCTCCTCCGGCTTCAAG tGAATTGGAGACTGCTAGGGGAAGTGAGCTGAATCATGAAAAAACCTCCGatcaaaaaatgtatgaatgcCAAGTATGtctcaaaaaatttcaccatCTCCGAAGTTTGGATCGTCATTATGTAAAAGCGCACGTGGATGATCCACAGTATGAATGCGAGTATTGTCACAACCGTTTTCTTATATCGACAAAACTGAAATCCCATTTAAGGATATGTCATGCAAACATTTCCATTGACATTGAAGAACCCGATGCAAACCTTCAGCAAGAAAATGCCCATACGCTGTCCCAGGCAAATCTTGCTTCCAAAACATCGGATTTGAGTGACCTTCGGGACATCTGTGTTGAGGATATCCTAAACCTTGGTGATCCGGAAACCAGCCAATATACAACTCCTGAAGATAATTCATG CTTTCTTCCTGATGATAATGTGATGGAACACGTTGAATCAAGCGTGATTGAAGAAGAAAGTTCTCGGAAAAATGGACGATACCATTCAGAGATAGATAATGCAGCTCCAAAAATCTTTCAATGCGAAATATGTCACATGagttttacacgtcagtgttCATTGAATCGACACTATGTATTACAACATGTGGATAAGCCTGAATTGGAATGCCAATACTGTAGAGAGCATTTTCCCACCCCGAAAAAGctaaaattgcataaaactcGATGTGAGGTTAATTGCGAACGAATTGGAGAACATAATGCAGCATTACAGGAGAAAGAGCATTGCCTTGAGCTAACTGAtactattttcgaaaaaaatcctgTAAGCTGCATTTCTGAGCAAAATCTGTTGATTAGTGGTGATGACTCAACAACAGAAGATGCTGagatttttaaagataaatacAGATGCGACAAATGCCCGGCTTCTTTCAACCGCAAACATGCTTTGACGGATCACTTTGCAGCATATCATTTGAATAAACAACG ATACGAGTGTGAGTTTTGTGGGAAACGGTTTTTCTTTGGACCAAAATATGAGTCTCATCGGATAAATGACCATCTTAAGGAATACAATGCACTACTAAGAGAAAGGAAACTCCAAACTCTGCCTAAAAATTGCTTGTTCCAAATGGATGGATGCAAAATTATCGAAGAAAGTCCTACCACAACAACATTTGAATTCATTGATATTCAGGACGGctcgatcaaaacaaaaaaagaggaATCTGAGAATGATACGCAGTCCGATCCAAAAGCCGAGGATAAAAAGCGAGATGATAATTCTCGCAAATgtaaaagatgttttaaaacgATTCACGGTTCATTGAAACGTCATATTGCAATCATGCACAAAACTGAACAACGTTTTGAATGTAAGAAATGTCATAAGCGTTTCTTTCGATCAGCAGGATTCAAAGTGCATCAAAGTTATTGTGGAGCTAATGTAAAAGAGCGATACAACTGTGACGGGTGCGAATTAACCTTCAAAAAAGAGATATTTCTTTGGGACCATTTTACATCGAAACATTTGGAAAAACCTCG GTACGAGTGTGAGTTCTGTGGGGAACGTTTCGACTATCACCAAAAATACTATTGCCATCGGAAAAATGACCATCTTGAGGAGTACAACGCACTTCTTAAGGAAAAGAGGGTCCGTTCGTTGCCAttaaattgtttgtttaaaatggATGGCTGCAAAATCGTAGAAGAAGG CATTTTTTCCGTGAACGGACAACCTGGTTCCGGACTTGAAACAAATGAATCACAAACGGCGGTATCGATTGGATCGGAGAACGAGACAAACGGACCAGAAATGTATGCACATGAATGCAGATTATGTCACAAAACATTTAACACTGTCTACAAATTGGATTGCCATTATACATCGTTGCACGAGAATGAGCCACAGTATGAATGCGAGGACTGTAATAAGCGTTTCCTTAGTACGGAAGGATATAAAACGCATCGAAAGCATTGTAGGTTGAACAAATTTAGAAACAGATACAGCTGTGGCAGATGCTCTTCTACGTTTGGATACATGCAACATCTGAAAGATCATTTTGCTGCGAAGCATTTGAAAAAACCACG ATACGAGTGTGAATTTTGTGGGCAACGTTTCTTCATCATTCATAAATACATCTCCCATCGGAAAACGGAGCATCGTGAGGAATACGAGGCGCTACTTAAGCGATCCAATGTCCGCAAGTTGCCCTACAATTGTCTGTATCGAATGGAAGATTCGAAAATGTGGAAATTTACAGTAGATACTCCCAGCACTGAAGTACCGCAAACTTCTAG CACTATTACCATCGACGAACTGGCTGCGAGTTTCTCATTTACGCCGGAACCACAAACCGAGAGAATGATATTTAATGATCTGATCGAAATCAAACAAGAAGAAACTTGGAAGGATGCGCTGTACGATCCAGAGGCAACGGATCAAAAGCCCGAACAAAATACTCGCAAATTTAAAAGACGTTTCAAAACATTCGAAGATTCATTTCAACGGAATATTGCAGTTGTTCACAAACGTAGGCTACCTTTTAAATGTGGGTACTGTAATAGGCGTTTCTTGCgatcggcaatattcaaagtgCATCAAATGCGTTGTGAAGTTAATGCCAGAAAGCGGTACAACTGTGACAGGTGCAAactacttttcaaaaaagaattataTCTCTGGGACCATTATACATCAAAGCATCTGGAAAAACCGCG GTACGAGTGTGAGTTCTGTGGGGaacgttttttctataataAAACATACTACAGCCATCGAAAAAATGGCCATCTTGAGGAGTACAACGCTCTTCTTAAGCAAAAGAATGTACGTTCGTTGCCATttaattgtttgtttaaaatggATGGTTGCAAAATTGTGGACGAAAG CTTACTTCCCGAAAGCGAACAAGCCAGTTCCAaactagaaataaataaatcacaTACGGTGACTCGATCGAAGAACGAGATAAACGAACCAGAAAAGTATGCACATGAATGTAGATTATGTCGCAGAACGTTCAACACTATCTTCAATTTGGATTGCCATTATGCATCGATGCACGAGGATAAGCCGCAGTATGAATGCGAGCATTGTAAAAAGCGTTTCCTTAGTTCGGAAAGACACAAATCGCATCAAAGGATATGTAGatttaacaaattaagaatAAGATACAGCTGTTGCAGATGCCCTTCTACGTTTAGTTTCGTTAATAATCTGAAAGATCACTTTGCTgcgaaacatttgaaaaaacatcG ATACGAGTGTGAATTTTGTGGTGaacgttttttctttattcaaaaatacGTTTACCATCGAAAATCGAAGCATCGTGAGGAATACCAGGCGCTACTAAGGCAATCTAATGATTCAAAGTTACCTTTCAATTACCTATTTCGAATGGATGATGAGGAAATGTGGAAATTAATTCGCATCAAAGCAACTCCCGGCACTGAAACACCCACAGATTCAAG CACGCAAACTGATACCAGGAAGAGGTTTAATTGCAGATTGTGTCCCAAGACGTTTCAAAGCAATGAGAATTTAGACCGCCATTATGTGTCAACGCACAAGGATGAGCCACAGTTTCAATGCGAGTACTGTAATGAACTATTCCTGAAGTCGGTAAAACTAAACCGACATAAAAGAACATGTAAATTTAACGAATCAAAAGACAAATACGCCTGTGAGCTCTGCCCTGCTACGTTTAAACTCAGTCATTCAGCGAGAAGACATTTTGCTGCGGTGCATTTAAACAAGCAGTG A
- the LOC129739993 gene encoding zinc finger protein 91-like isoform X1, which produces MAVASTALAKRIKTEPLDADMTGTENARNSIENVQEVASKVQFLNTVVDRVHLRHVMLYEFRKGSNATTALKNIRRVYGNQAPARRTVFLYFSKFRIGDFSLGDLSHVHHDEYADKPALQDHPQQPPPASSELETARGSELNHEKTSDQKMYECQVCLKKFHHLRSLDRHYVKAHVDDPQYECEYCHNRFLISTKLKSHLRICHANISIDIEEPDANLQQENAHTLSQANLASKTSDLSDLRDICVEDILNLGDPETSQYTTPEDNSCFLPDDNVMEHVESSVIEEESSRKNGRYHSEIDNAAPKIFQCEICHMSFTRQCSLNRHYVLQHVDKPELECQYCREHFPTPKKLKLHKTRCEVNCERIGEHNAALQEKEHCLELTDTIFEKNPVSCISEQNLLISGDDSTTEDAEIFKDKYRCDKCPASFNRKHALTDHFAAYHLNKQRYECEFCGKRFFFGPKYESHRINDHLKEYNALLRERKLQTLPKNCLFQMDGCKIIEESPTTTTFEFIDIQDGSIKTKKEESENDTQSDPKAEDKKRDDNSRKCKRCFKTIHGSLKRHIAIMHKTEQRFECKKCHKRFFRSAGFKVHQSYCGANVKERYNCDGCELTFKKEIFLWDHFTSKHLEKPRYECEFCGERFDYHQKYYCHRKNDHLEEYNALLKEKRVRSLPLNCLFKMDGCKIVEEGIFSVNGQPGSGLETNESQTAVSIGSENETNGPEMYAHECRLCHKTFNTVYKLDCHYTSLHENEPQYECEDCNKRFLSTEGYKTHRKHCRLNKFRNRYSCGRCSSTFGYMQHLKDHFAAKHLKKPRYECEFCGQRFFIIHKYISHRKTEHREEYEALLKRSNVRKLPYNCLYRMEDSKMWKFTVDTPSTEVPQTSSTITIDELAASFSFTPEPQTERMIFNDLIEIKQEETWKDALYDPEATDQKPEQNTRKFKRRFKTFEDSFQRNIAVVHKRRLPFKCGYCNRRFLRSAIFKVHQMRCEVNARKRYNCDRCKLLFKKELYLWDHYTSKHLEKPRYECEFCGERFFYNKTYYSHRKNGHLEEYNALLKQKNVRSLPFNCLFKMDGCKIVDESLLPESEQASSKLEINKSHTVTRSKNEINEPEKYAHECRLCRRTFNTIFNLDCHYASMHEDKPQYECEHCKKRFLSSERHKSHQRICRFNKLRIRYSCCRCPSTFSFVNNLKDHFAAKHLKKHRYECEFCGERFFFIQKYVYHRKSKHREEYQALLRQSNDSKLPFNYLFRMDDEEMWKLIRIKATPGTETPTDSSTQTDTRKRFNCRLCPKTFQSNENLDRHYVSTHKDEPQFQCEYCNELFLKSVKLNRHKRTCKFNESKDKYACELCPATFKLSHSARRHFAAVHLNKQW; this is translated from the exons ATGGCCGTTGCCTCAACGGCACTGGCAAAAAGAATTAAAACTGAGCCGCTTGACGCCGATATGACGGGCACCGAAAACGCCCGAAATTCGATAGAAAACGTACAGGAAGTTGCTAGCAAAGTGCAGTTTTTAAACACGGTTGTCGATAGAGTGCACTTACGACACGTTATGCTTTACGAATTTCGGAAGGGGTCAAATGCTACAACAGCCTTGAAAAACATCCGTCGGGTTTATGGAAATCAGGCACCAGCTAGACGGACGGTgtttctatatttttcaaaatttcgtatCGGGGATTTCAGTCTTGGAGATTTGAGTCATGTTCATCATGACGAATATGCTGATAAACCAGCACTTCAGGATCATCCTCAACAACCTCCTCCGGCTTCAAG tGAATTGGAGACTGCTAGGGGAAGTGAGCTGAATCATGAAAAAACCTCCGatcaaaaaatgtatgaatgcCAAGTATGtctcaaaaaatttcaccatCTCCGAAGTTTGGATCGTCATTATGTAAAAGCGCACGTGGATGATCCACAGTATGAATGCGAGTATTGTCACAACCGTTTTCTTATATCGACAAAACTGAAATCCCATTTAAGGATATGTCATGCAAACATTTCCATTGACATTGAAGAACCCGATGCAAACCTTCAGCAAGAAAATGCCCATACGCTGTCCCAGGCAAATCTTGCTTCCAAAACATCGGATTTGAGTGACCTTCGGGACATCTGTGTTGAGGATATCCTAAACCTTGGTGATCCGGAAACCAGCCAATATACAACTCCTGAAGATAATTCATG CTTTCTTCCTGATGATAATGTGATGGAACACGTTGAATCAAGCGTGATTGAAGAAGAAAGTTCTCGGAAAAATGGACGATACCATTCAGAGATAGATAATGCAGCTCCAAAAATCTTTCAATGCGAAATATGTCACATGagttttacacgtcagtgttCATTGAATCGACACTATGTATTACAACATGTGGATAAGCCTGAATTGGAATGCCAATACTGTAGAGAGCATTTTCCCACCCCGAAAAAGctaaaattgcataaaactcGATGTGAGGTTAATTGCGAACGAATTGGAGAACATAATGCAGCATTACAGGAGAAAGAGCATTGCCTTGAGCTAACTGAtactattttcgaaaaaaatcctgTAAGCTGCATTTCTGAGCAAAATCTGTTGATTAGTGGTGATGACTCAACAACAGAAGATGCTGagatttttaaagataaatacAGATGCGACAAATGCCCGGCTTCTTTCAACCGCAAACATGCTTTGACGGATCACTTTGCAGCATATCATTTGAATAAACAACG ATACGAGTGTGAGTTTTGTGGGAAACGGTTTTTCTTTGGACCAAAATATGAGTCTCATCGGATAAATGACCATCTTAAGGAATACAATGCACTACTAAGAGAAAGGAAACTCCAAACTCTGCCTAAAAATTGCTTGTTCCAAATGGATGGATGCAAAATTATCGAAGAAAGTCCTACCACAACAACATTTGAATTCATTGATATTCAGGACGGctcgatcaaaacaaaaaaagaggaATCTGAGAATGATACGCAGTCCGATCCAAAAGCCGAGGATAAAAAGCGAGATGATAATTCTCGCAAATgtaaaagatgttttaaaacgATTCACGGTTCATTGAAACGTCATATTGCAATCATGCACAAAACTGAACAACGTTTTGAATGTAAGAAATGTCATAAGCGTTTCTTTCGATCAGCAGGATTCAAAGTGCATCAAAGTTATTGTGGAGCTAATGTAAAAGAGCGATACAACTGTGACGGGTGCGAATTAACCTTCAAAAAAGAGATATTTCTTTGGGACCATTTTACATCGAAACATTTGGAAAAACCTCG GTACGAGTGTGAGTTCTGTGGGGAACGTTTCGACTATCACCAAAAATACTATTGCCATCGGAAAAATGACCATCTTGAGGAGTACAACGCACTTCTTAAGGAAAAGAGGGTCCGTTCGTTGCCAttaaattgtttgtttaaaatggATGGCTGCAAAATCGTAGAAGAAGG CATTTTTTCCGTGAACGGACAACCTGGTTCCGGACTTGAAACAAATGAATCACAAACGGCGGTATCGATTGGATCGGAGAACGAGACAAACGGACCAGAAATGTATGCACATGAATGCAGATTATGTCACAAAACATTTAACACTGTCTACAAATTGGATTGCCATTATACATCGTTGCACGAGAATGAGCCACAGTATGAATGCGAGGACTGTAATAAGCGTTTCCTTAGTACGGAAGGATATAAAACGCATCGAAAGCATTGTAGGTTGAACAAATTTAGAAACAGATACAGCTGTGGCAGATGCTCTTCTACGTTTGGATACATGCAACATCTGAAAGATCATTTTGCTGCGAAGCATTTGAAAAAACCACG ATACGAGTGTGAATTTTGTGGGCAACGTTTCTTCATCATTCATAAATACATCTCCCATCGGAAAACGGAGCATCGTGAGGAATACGAGGCGCTACTTAAGCGATCCAATGTCCGCAAGTTGCCCTACAATTGTCTGTATCGAATGGAAGATTCGAAAATGTGGAAATTTACAGTAGATACTCCCAGCACTGAAGTACCGCAAACTTCTAG CACTATTACCATCGACGAACTGGCTGCGAGTTTCTCATTTACGCCGGAACCACAAACCGAGAGAATGATATTTAATGATCTGATCGAAATCAAACAAGAAGAAACTTGGAAGGATGCGCTGTACGATCCAGAGGCAACGGATCAAAAGCCCGAACAAAATACTCGCAAATTTAAAAGACGTTTCAAAACATTCGAAGATTCATTTCAACGGAATATTGCAGTTGTTCACAAACGTAGGCTACCTTTTAAATGTGGGTACTGTAATAGGCGTTTCTTGCgatcggcaatattcaaagtgCATCAAATGCGTTGTGAAGTTAATGCCAGAAAGCGGTACAACTGTGACAGGTGCAAactacttttcaaaaaagaattataTCTCTGGGACCATTATACATCAAAGCATCTGGAAAAACCGCG GTACGAGTGTGAGTTCTGTGGGGaacgttttttctataataAAACATACTACAGCCATCGAAAAAATGGCCATCTTGAGGAGTACAACGCTCTTCTTAAGCAAAAGAATGTACGTTCGTTGCCATttaattgtttgtttaaaatggATGGTTGCAAAATTGTGGACGAAAG CTTACTTCCCGAAAGCGAACAAGCCAGTTCCAaactagaaataaataaatcacaTACGGTGACTCGATCGAAGAACGAGATAAACGAACCAGAAAAGTATGCACATGAATGTAGATTATGTCGCAGAACGTTCAACACTATCTTCAATTTGGATTGCCATTATGCATCGATGCACGAGGATAAGCCGCAGTATGAATGCGAGCATTGTAAAAAGCGTTTCCTTAGTTCGGAAAGACACAAATCGCATCAAAGGATATGTAGatttaacaaattaagaatAAGATACAGCTGTTGCAGATGCCCTTCTACGTTTAGTTTCGTTAATAATCTGAAAGATCACTTTGCTgcgaaacatttgaaaaaacatcG ATACGAGTGTGAATTTTGTGGTGaacgttttttctttattcaaaaatacGTTTACCATCGAAAATCGAAGCATCGTGAGGAATACCAGGCGCTACTAAGGCAATCTAATGATTCAAAGTTACCTTTCAATTACCTATTTCGAATGGATGATGAGGAAATGTGGAAATTAATTCGCATCAAAGCAACTCCCGGCACTGAAACACCCACAGATTCAAG CACGCAAACTGATACCAGGAAGAGGTTTAATTGCAGATTGTGTCCCAAGACGTTTCAAAGCAATGAGAATTTAGACCGCCATTATGTGTCAACGCACAAGGATGAGCCACAGTTTCAATGCGAGTACTGTAATGAACTATTCCTGAAGTCGGTAAAACTAAACCGACATAAAAGAACATGTAAATTTAACGAATCAAAAGACAAATACGCCTGTGAGCTCTGCCCTGCTACGTTTAAACTCAGTCATTCAGCGAGAAGACATTTTGCTGCGGTGCATTTAAACAAGCAGTGGTAA